A single window of Sphingobacteriales bacterium DNA harbors:
- a CDS encoding VWA domain-containing protein — MSKRKNIKDIAILIITDISLSTDGYVNDHRIIDTEKQSLLLFGEILHKYNTQFQIDVFSSKTRNHCDYHTIKKFNDDWDKQKHHIGAIQPKGYTRIGAAIRNAHEQLKNINTKKKWLLLLTDGKPNDYDRYEGKYGIEDIKHAIKEVRNNDIHVSALAIDSNAKFYLPQMLGKGAFQIIHKPSFLPEALTNMYLKLIE, encoded by the coding sequence TTGTCTAAAAGAAAAAATATCAAAGACATAGCAATATTAATTATTACAGATATCAGTTTATCTACAGATGGATATGTAAATGACCATAGAATTATTGACACAGAAAAACAATCATTATTACTTTTTGGCGAAATCTTACATAAATACAACACACAATTTCAAATTGATGTATTTTCTAGCAAAACAAGAAATCATTGCGACTATCATACAATAAAAAAATTTAATGATGATTGGGATAAACAAAAACACCATATTGGAGCAATTCAACCAAAAGGCTATACAAGAATTGGCGCAGCAATACGAAACGCACATGAACAGCTAAAAAATATTAATACAAAAAAGAAATGGCTTTTATTATTAACTGATGGAAAACCAAATGACTACGATAGATACGAAGGGAAATATGGTATAGAAGATATAAAACATGCCATAAAAGAAGTACGAAACAACGATATTCATGTATCAGCATTGGCAATTGACAGTAATGCTAAATTTTATTTACCACAAATGTTAGGCAAAGGCGCATTTCAGATTATACACAAACCAAGTTTTTTACCAGAAGCTTTAACAAATATGTATTTAAAACTCATTGAATAG
- a CDS encoding GNAT family N-acetyltransferase: MDEIKITKATVNELMLLQSIAKQTFYETFASYNSEENMSKYLAENFAEDKILLEINNTNSEFYFAIYQHKEIGYLKINFGIAQTEKTTNNSLEIERIYVLKEFHGRNVGQLLYEKAIKIAKARKVNYVWLGVWENNKRAINFYKKNNFIEFDKHIFKLGDELQTDIMMKLEI, translated from the coding sequence ATGGATGAAATTAAAATTACTAAAGCAACAGTAAATGAATTAATGCTTTTACAAAGTATAGCGAAACAAACCTTCTACGAAACATTTGCATCATATAATTCAGAAGAAAATATGTCAAAATACTTAGCAGAGAATTTTGCAGAAGATAAAATATTATTAGAAATAAATAATACTAATAGTGAGTTCTATTTTGCAATATATCAACACAAAGAAATTGGATATTTAAAAATAAATTTTGGAATAGCACAGACAGAAAAAACAACAAACAATTCACTTGAAATAGAAAGAATATATGTATTGAAAGAATTCCATGGGAGAAATGTTGGTCAATTACTATATGAGAAAGCAATAAAAATTGCCAAAGCTAGAAAAGTAAATTATGTTTGGTTGGGTGTTTGGGAAAATAACAAAAGAGCGATTAATTTTTATAAGAAAAATAATTTTATTGAGTTTGATAAACACATTTTCAAACTAGGAGATGAGTTACAAACAGACATAATGATGAAACTTGAAATCTAA
- the ffh gene encoding signal recognition particle protein codes for MFENLQDKLDVAFKNLKGQGKITDLNIATTVKEIRRALVDADVNYKIAKDFTDVIKDKALGQNVLTAVSPGQLMVKIVNDELTTLMGGSVVELNVKNNPTVILIAGLQGSGKTTFSGKLSYYLKNKLNKSPLLVACDVYRPAAIEQLKVLGEQNKVEVYAEIENKNPVEIAQNAIQYAKQKGYNVIIVDTAGRLAVDEQMMDEIANVKQAIQPQETLFVVDSMTGQDAVNTAKAFNDKINFDGVVLTKLDGDTRGGAALSIKYTVNKPIKFVSRGEKMDTLDVFYPDRMANRILGMGDIVSFVEKAQEQFDEKEAQLLNKKIAKNQFDFNDFLQQINQIRKMGNLKDLMAMIPGVGKAIKDIDIDDNAFKKIEAMIFSMTPEERTNPDVLNGKRRERIAKGSGSSIQDVNNFVKQFDQMKTMMKKFQGMGMKR; via the coding sequence ATGTTTGAGAATTTACAAGACAAATTAGACGTAGCGTTTAAAAACCTAAAAGGACAAGGCAAAATCACTGACCTTAATATTGCCACAACTGTAAAAGAAATCAGAAGAGCATTGGTAGATGCTGACGTTAATTATAAAATTGCCAAAGATTTTACAGATGTCATCAAAGACAAAGCACTTGGACAAAATGTTTTAACTGCAGTTTCGCCAGGACAATTAATGGTAAAAATTGTAAATGACGAACTAACAACTTTAATGGGCGGTTCTGTTGTAGAATTGAATGTAAAAAACAATCCGACAGTAATTTTAATCGCTGGACTTCAAGGTTCTGGTAAAACAACATTTTCAGGAAAATTATCATATTATCTAAAAAACAAACTAAACAAATCTCCATTATTAGTTGCTTGTGACGTGTACAGACCAGCAGCTATTGAACAATTAAAAGTTTTAGGAGAACAAAATAAAGTAGAAGTTTACGCTGAAATAGAGAATAAAAATCCAGTTGAAATAGCACAAAATGCCATTCAATATGCTAAACAAAAAGGTTACAATGTAATAATAGTAGATACAGCAGGACGTTTAGCAGTTGATGAGCAAATGATGGATGAAATTGCAAATGTAAAACAAGCCATTCAACCACAAGAAACACTGTTTGTTGTAGATTCTATGACTGGACAAGATGCAGTAAATACAGCAAAAGCATTCAACGATAAAATTAATTTTGATGGTGTAGTTTTAACCAAATTAGATGGTGATACACGTGGTGGTGCTGCACTTTCTATTAAATATACAGTAAACAAACCTATAAAATTTGTGAGCCGTGGCGAGAAAATGGATACACTTGATGTATTCTATCCAGATAGAATGGCGAACAGAATCTTAGGTATGGGCGATATCGTATCGTTTGTAGAAAAAGCTCAAGAACAATTTGACGAAAAAGAAGCTCAACTTTTAAATAAAAAAATTGCCAAAAACCAATTTGATTTTAATGATTTCTTACAGCAAATCAATCAAATCAGAAAAATGGGTAACCTAAAAGATTTAATGGCAATGATTCCTGGTGTTGGAAAAGCAATAAAAGATATAGATATTGATGACAATGCTTTCAAAAAAATTGAAGCAATGATATTTTCTATGACACCAGAAGAAAGAACAAATCCAGATGTATTAAATGGTAAGAGGAGAGAACGAATAGCAAAAGGAAGTGGTAGTTCAATACAAGATGTAAATAATTTTGTAAAACAATTTGACCAAATGAAAACTATGATGAAGAAATTTCAAGGCATGGGCATGAAACGCTAA
- a CDS encoding Rieske 2Fe-2S domain-containing protein translates to MNWIEISIENQAKINEAILRKPIKIFEQGKDICVVKTDEGIFGVNNSCPHAGAQLHHGHCNKLDVISCPLHGYKFQIKNGRSTDGNNYKLICYEFKFEEGIYFLRRKN, encoded by the coding sequence ATGAATTGGATAGAAATTTCGATTGAGAATCAGGCGAAAATTAATGAGGCAATATTACGCAAGCCTATTAAAATATTTGAACAAGGCAAAGATATTTGTGTTGTAAAAACAGATGAAGGAATTTTTGGTGTGAACAATAGTTGCCCACACGCTGGTGCGCAGTTACATCATGGACATTGTAATAAATTGGATGTTATAAGTTGTCCATTGCATGGTTATAAATTTCAAATTAAAAATGGTAGAAGCACTGATGGCAACAACTACAAATTAATTTGCTATGAATTTAAGTTTGAAGAAGGAATTTATTTTCTGAGAAGAAAAAATTAG
- a CDS encoding pyridoxal phosphate-dependent aminotransferase, which translates to MKYKRMPIEVESPEELGYENIICNLAESSIRDIYLKDLNINIENTLLCYGEHKGNIELRKAIINNEPNLDEDDVLVCPSAATALFIISTTLLQNNDHLIVLRPNYATNIETPRAIDCEITYVDLKLENNFQFSVSDIISKIKPNTKLISFTSPHNPTGIVFDSDIIEEVILYAKQKNIYVLVDETYRYLNFKTERLPYFASISNNVISVCSQSKAFGVPGIRIGWLINKNKQLMHDFLAAKEQIIICNSVVDEAIALQVFYQHEKILYDVHKHINSNFILMKAWMEQQQYMIWTDPNAGVVCFPKIKDEYKVDTNQFYSVLFNDYKTIVGAGHWFEQDDTYMRIGFGFPTQDELLQGLNNITKSIEAAIV; encoded by the coding sequence ATGAAGTACAAAAGAATGCCCATTGAAGTAGAATCTCCTGAAGAGTTAGGCTACGAAAATATTATTTGCAATTTAGCTGAAAGTTCTATTCGTGATATATATTTGAAAGATTTGAATATTAATATCGAAAATACATTGTTGTGCTATGGCGAACACAAAGGAAATATTGAACTAAGGAAAGCAATAATAAACAATGAACCTAATTTAGATGAAGATGATGTATTAGTTTGTCCAAGTGCTGCTACTGCATTATTCATTATTTCTACTACATTATTACAAAATAATGATCATCTAATTGTATTAAGACCAAACTATGCAACAAATATTGAAACACCACGTGCCATAGATTGTGAAATAACATATGTTGATTTGAAACTTGAAAATAATTTTCAGTTTTCCGTAAGTGATATTATTAGCAAAATAAAACCTAATACTAAACTTATATCATTTACATCGCCACACAATCCAACTGGAATTGTGTTTGATTCTGATATTATTGAAGAAGTTATATTGTATGCCAAACAAAAGAATATCTATGTTTTAGTAGATGAAACGTATAGATATTTGAATTTTAAAACTGAAAGATTACCTTATTTTGCCTCTATTTCTAATAACGTAATTTCCGTATGTTCTCAATCAAAAGCATTTGGTGTGCCAGGCATTAGAATTGGTTGGTTGATTAATAAAAATAAGCAACTGATGCATGATTTTTTAGCTGCTAAAGAACAAATTATTATTTGTAATTCAGTAGTTGATGAGGCAATTGCTTTACAAGTATTCTACCAGCATGAAAAAATATTGTATGATGTACATAAACACATTAATTCTAATTTTATTTTGATGAAAGCATGGATGGAACAGCAACAATACATGATTTGGACTGATCCAAATGCTGGTGTGGTTTGTTTTCCAAAAATAAAAGACGAATACAAAGTAGATACCAATCAATTTTATTCTGTTTTATTTAATGATTATAAAACTATTGTTGGCGCAGGACATTGGTTTGAACAAGATGATACATACATGCGTATTGGTTTTGGATTTCCAACACAAGATGAATTGTTGCAAGGACTAAACAATATTACAAAATCTATAGAAGCAGCAATTGTTTAG
- a CDS encoding branched-chain amino acid transaminase, translating into MYHNEKTILFFNGIFKKVDEFKVSTFNQTLHYGYGVFEGIRAYQTENGTHIYKVRRHFERLQNSAHKLNIQMPYTVQEMINFAYELVEKNKLKEAYIRPLIFMDKNMTLRAVDADRPNMLMTCWKWNKYYPNNELRIMISSWRRPHPKTMPVDIKATGNYINSILATREAIQNGYDDALLIDVEGYVASGAGASIFMEKNGKLFVPPLSNIFPSITRQTLIDIAKQMGIDVVEKFIGIDEILNADAAFFTGTAAEVAGIRYINQNKLKLEWEDTIGHLLHDRYKRIVTGKDTNFLEYF; encoded by the coding sequence TTGTATCACAATGAAAAGACAATTCTATTTTTTAATGGAATTTTTAAGAAAGTAGACGAATTTAAGGTAAGCACATTCAATCAAACATTACATTATGGATATGGTGTATTTGAAGGCATCAGAGCATACCAAACAGAAAATGGAACACATATTTATAAAGTAAGAAGACATTTTGAACGATTACAAAACTCAGCTCATAAGCTAAATATACAAATGCCATACACTGTGCAAGAAATGATAAACTTTGCCTACGAGTTAGTTGAAAAAAATAAATTGAAAGAAGCCTATATTCGTCCGCTTATTTTTATGGATAAAAATATGACTTTGCGTGCTGTAGATGCCGATAGACCAAATATGTTGATGACATGTTGGAAATGGAATAAATACTATCCAAATAATGAGTTGAGAATAATGATTTCATCTTGGCGAAGACCACATCCGAAAACGATGCCAGTAGATATAAAAGCAACTGGAAATTATATCAACTCAATATTAGCTACACGCGAGGCAATTCAAAATGGTTATGATGATGCATTGCTTATAGATGTTGAAGGTTATGTTGCATCTGGAGCAGGCGCATCTATTTTTATGGAAAAAAATGGAAAATTATTTGTGCCACCTTTGTCTAATATATTTCCAAGCATTACCAGACAAACATTAATAGATATTGCAAAGCAAATGGGCATTGATGTGGTAGAAAAATTTATTGGTATAGATGAAATTTTGAATGCTGATGCAGCGTTTTTTACAGGCACAGCTGCTGAAGTTGCTGGTATCAGATATATAAATCAAAACAAATTGAAATTAGAATGGGAAGATACCATTGGACATTTATTGCATGATAGATATAAAAGAATTGTAACAGGAAAAGACACTAACTTTTTAGAATATTTTTGA
- the lepB gene encoding signal peptidase I, which yields MHVFIPFLQDVTWLEILGKNKRKAIWGLIPYVNYLFALTWVTDTLHCFGKKSFLHHAFASFFGFISFIYIGFFDKDAKYLGPLFANNNKIKRSTVREWSDAIVFAVIAATFVRMFTLEAYKIPTTSMEGSLLAGDFLFVSKFNYGARIPQTPLGIPFFHHSLPNNLGKAYSKLIQLPYKRLPGFEDIKRGDIVVFNYPGDAIENPDRPVDKRENYVKRCVAISGDTLQIIDRQLYIDHKKQPHYKEMQMMYDVILNKKLDRAALDKFGMLWFYDVAGFNFADGFGNPVEPLDAMHNIMDNYLANNDTITLLLTNNQISQLKENGYIKNIISHPNLESAAWIEDIFVAPAIFKWTVDNFGPIVVPYKGMSIELTTENFAKYYSTIKYFEKKTIERNNNNQIIIDGNIATTFTFSQNYFFMMGDNRHNSLDSRYWGFVPEDHVVGKPLFVWFSMNNFEEFPKNIKWNRIFKSVTSLCK from the coding sequence ATGCATGTCTTTATTCCTTTCTTGCAAGATGTAACTTGGTTAGAAATTTTAGGTAAAAATAAAAGGAAAGCAATTTGGGGCTTGATACCATATGTCAATTATCTTTTTGCACTTACTTGGGTTACCGACACATTACATTGCTTTGGCAAAAAATCATTCTTACATCATGCATTTGCATCGTTCTTTGGTTTTATCTCATTTATATATATTGGTTTTTTTGATAAAGATGCAAAATACCTTGGGCCATTATTTGCCAACAACAATAAAATAAAAAGAAGCACTGTAAGAGAATGGTCTGATGCAATTGTTTTTGCCGTTATAGCTGCAACATTTGTACGTATGTTTACCTTAGAAGCATACAAAATTCCGACAACATCAATGGAAGGTTCTTTGCTCGCAGGTGATTTCCTATTTGTATCTAAATTTAACTATGGCGCAAGAATACCTCAAACACCATTAGGTATACCATTTTTCCACCATTCATTACCAAATAATTTAGGGAAAGCATATTCAAAGCTTATTCAATTACCATACAAACGACTACCAGGATTTGAAGATATAAAAAGAGGCGATATTGTAGTATTCAACTATCCAGGTGATGCCATAGAAAACCCTGATCGTCCTGTTGATAAAAGAGAAAACTATGTAAAAAGATGTGTGGCAATATCTGGCGATACATTACAAATAATAGACAGACAATTATACATCGACCATAAAAAACAACCACACTACAAAGAAATGCAGATGATGTATGATGTAATTCTAAACAAAAAACTTGATAGAGCAGCATTGGATAAATTTGGTATGCTTTGGTTTTACGATGTTGCTGGATTTAATTTTGCTGATGGATTTGGGAATCCAGTTGAGCCATTAGATGCTATGCACAATATAATGGACAACTATCTTGCAAATAATGATACAATTACACTTTTACTAACGAACAATCAAATCAGTCAGCTAAAAGAAAATGGTTATATAAAAAATATTATTAGTCATCCAAATTTAGAAAGCGCAGCATGGATTGAAGATATTTTTGTAGCACCTGCAATTTTTAAATGGACAGTAGATAATTTTGGTCCGATTGTAGTACCATACAAAGGAATGTCTATAGAATTAACAACAGAGAATTTTGCAAAATATTATTCTACAATCAAATATTTTGAGAAAAAAACTATTGAAAGAAACAATAATAACCAAATTATTATTGACGGAAATATTGCAACAACATTTACTTTTAGTCAAAATTATTTCTTTATGATGGGCGATAATAGACATAATTCATTAGATTCACGCTATTGGGGATTTGTACCAGAAGACCATGTTGTAGGCAAACCATTGTTTGTATGGTTTTCTATGAACAATTTTGAAGAATTTCCAAAAAATATAAAATGGAATAGAATATTCAAAAGTGTAACTAGTTTATGTAAATAA
- a CDS encoding thioredoxin: MKNIILASLFIFNFIGCNSNNNKQNDTEVIIAKNVDVNEFEKLISSNNDAQLIDVRTEGEFITGFIPKAKNINFNNPNFAQEISKLDKNKPVYVYCLSGGRSSSAMKVMQQQGFKQVYNLQGGIMSWKGNSKAIELPKNNNPSDDSTITLDAYKQLISKNKLVLVDFYAPWCAPCKILSPIVESVEKEMNGTFKLEKLNYDNCNELVKPLQISSIPLIILYKNGQEVWRKKGISTKDEITMIIELNMREK; this comes from the coding sequence ATGAAAAATATAATTTTAGCATCGCTATTTATTTTCAATTTTATTGGATGTAATAGCAACAACAATAAACAAAATGATACTGAAGTCATAATAGCAAAAAACGTTGATGTTAATGAATTTGAAAAATTAATTTCATCCAATAATGATGCTCAACTAATTGATGTACGAACTGAAGGTGAATTTATAACAGGTTTTATACCAAAAGCAAAAAATATTAACTTCAACAATCCAAACTTCGCACAAGAAATTTCAAAATTAGATAAAAACAAACCAGTATACGTGTACTGTCTTTCAGGTGGAAGAAGTTCATCAGCTATGAAAGTGATGCAACAACAAGGTTTCAAACAAGTATATAATTTGCAAGGTGGAATTATGTCTTGGAAAGGCAATAGTAAAGCAATAGAATTACCTAAAAACAACAATCCATCAGATGATTCGACAATCACTCTAGATGCTTACAAACAATTGATATCAAAAAACAAACTTGTATTAGTTGATTTTTATGCGCCATGGTGTGCACCATGCAAAATACTTTCTCCAATTGTAGAAAGCGTAGAAAAAGAGATGAATGGTACATTTAAGTTAGAAAAACTAAACTATGATAATTGTAATGAGTTAGTAAAACCATTACAAATTAGTTCAATACCATTAATTATTTTATACAAAAATGGACAAGAAGTTTGGCGTAAAAAAGGCATATCTACAAAAGATGAAATCACCATGATTATTGAACTTAACATGCGTGAAAAATAA
- a CDS encoding T9SS type A sorting domain-containing protein: protein MLQNTIKAIFTSIALFFIIANNINAQTCKVPKKEVKIRVFGDSWAHFPVIYKAYDSALVQYGFPEYISNGDFTVLISMNSEAFLYPIAKALWQPQIEKDGRDGTPLMVISLLGNDIAFKIRKDKPLSILDAPLAEAKTNMDTIFDFIHEKCPNMKILWMCYDFPNFVDPIIDYPWNPYAEMWEDKDRFTPAEVNPFINYMAHLQDSLVGVWNRPYLHFVNNVGLMQYMYGQPTPLRVAPFGTYPKYSVPFPGGDENYPTPHAAMGLGGIDTYHLSPQGYTFLASYQMRKFFMDYLREDKDTTIQSLGGNYDGYVSTTSTGNQSIKVGKIAEQETSKGITTFNTAFIEDDIRIKKASLFIRRKEGNYKSYPNQLYPNNIKLDIISGTFGNETIELSDFNATSSKEDIACAFGNTSRDNYSIRFDIHEEALQYINKNGLTQFRISIVDTAQGESIVHYYTGDTSMYEAPYLDLYYDSNRIVSSIKEIKNHNITIYPNPTKNIVNIERLNSSDFGNNLNIRVYSTSGNQLMHIEHKKSDKVQINLKDIANGNYILRIDDGNYFISEQILKYE from the coding sequence ATGTTACAAAATACTATAAAAGCAATATTTACAAGTATCGCACTCTTTTTTATAATTGCAAATAATATTAATGCACAAACATGTAAAGTACCTAAAAAAGAAGTGAAAATCAGAGTTTTTGGCGATAGCTGGGCGCATTTTCCTGTGATTTACAAAGCATACGATTCTGCATTAGTACAATATGGTTTCCCAGAATATATTTCAAATGGAGATTTTACAGTTCTAATTAGTATGAACTCAGAAGCATTTTTATATCCAATTGCAAAAGCACTATGGCAACCACAAATTGAAAAAGATGGAAGAGATGGTACACCATTAATGGTGATATCATTACTAGGCAATGATATTGCATTTAAAATTAGAAAAGACAAGCCATTATCCATTTTAGATGCACCATTAGCAGAAGCGAAAACAAATATGGATACCATCTTTGATTTTATTCATGAGAAATGTCCAAATATGAAAATATTGTGGATGTGTTATGATTTCCCAAACTTTGTAGATCCAATTATTGATTATCCTTGGAATCCATATGCAGAAATGTGGGAAGATAAAGACAGATTTACGCCAGCAGAAGTTAATCCATTTATTAATTATATGGCTCATTTGCAAGATAGTTTAGTTGGTGTTTGGAACAGACCATATCTACATTTTGTAAATAATGTAGGACTAATGCAATACATGTATGGACAGCCAACACCATTGCGTGTTGCACCTTTCGGCACTTATCCAAAATATAGTGTGCCATTTCCTGGTGGTGATGAAAACTATCCAACACCACATGCTGCAATGGGTTTGGGTGGCATAGATACTTATCATTTAAGTCCGCAAGGTTATACATTCTTGGCTTCTTATCAAATGAGAAAGTTTTTTATGGACTATTTAAGAGAAGATAAAGATACCACTATTCAATCTTTAGGTGGAAATTATGATGGCTATGTATCTACAACATCCACAGGAAATCAAAGTATAAAAGTTGGAAAAATAGCAGAACAGGAGACAAGTAAAGGAATTACTACTTTCAATACAGCATTTATTGAAGACGATATTAGAATTAAAAAAGCAAGTTTATTTATTAGAAGAAAAGAAGGAAATTACAAATCATATCCAAATCAATTATATCCAAACAATATAAAATTAGATATTATAAGTGGAACATTTGGTAATGAAACTATTGAACTTTCAGATTTTAATGCCACATCAAGTAAAGAAGACATTGCATGTGCATTTGGAAATACTAGTAGAGATAATTATTCTATTCGATTTGATATACACGAAGAAGCATTGCAATACATCAACAAAAATGGATTAACTCAATTTAGAATAAGTATTGTAGATACAGCACAAGGCGAAAGTATTGTTCATTATTACACAGGCGACACAAGTATGTACGAAGCACCTTATCTAGATTTATATTATGATTCTAATAGAATTGTTTCTTCCATCAAAGAAATTAAAAATCACAATATAACTATTTACCCAAATCCAACTAAAAATATTGTAAATATTGAACGATTAAATTCAAGTGATTTTGGTAATAACTTAAACATTCGTGTGTATTCAACTTCAGGAAATCAATTAATGCATATAGAACATAAAAAATCGGATAAAGTACAAATCAACTTAAAAGATATTGCTAACGGAAATTATATTCTAAGAATTGACGATGGAAATTATTTTATTTCCGAACAAATATTAAAGTATGAATAG
- a CDS encoding vanadium-dependent haloperoxidase: protein MKKVLYAIFFLSVLIQSCKKDDNDVTTTQTKIGDASIYSGDIAIKWIDLFRYVAKREALNPPVASRYFAYAGVAMYESVVTGANNYNSLANQLNGSLSIPTFRYQNLDYEIACDEAMYVVAKNVLNRNISSTSNDTIEKLRLHILNQKRNNINEQLFNSSIEYGRAIGNTIVAWASGDNYSTIRTNTYTVPSRSENQMFWAPTDAVSLRPVEPFWGEMRPFTMAASTSCYVASQIPFSTTIGSDFYNQAMEVVTVKENLTIEQEHIAMWWADVPGQTPSPAGHWLNIASIIATQENLNLIQAAEMYALVGLAVGDAFISCWEAKYRVNLLRPKTYIRDYIAGQSNWEPKWATPPFPEYTSGHSVCSGASATVLKHLFGDITFVDNTNTFLGINERTYTTFNQAADEAAISRLYGGIHYREAIEFGIEQGNKVGNTIIDRVTTKN, encoded by the coding sequence ATGAAAAAAGTATTATACGCAATCTTTTTTTTGTCTGTATTAATACAATCTTGTAAAAAAGATGATAATGATGTAACAACAACACAAACAAAAATTGGAGATGCATCAATATATTCAGGTGATATTGCTATAAAATGGATAGACTTATTTAGATATGTAGCCAAAAGAGAAGCTTTGAATCCACCAGTTGCTTCAAGATATTTTGCCTATGCTGGTGTTGCTATGTACGAAAGTGTAGTAACTGGAGCAAATAATTACAATAGTTTAGCCAATCAATTAAATGGTAGTCTTTCAATTCCAACTTTTAGATACCAAAATTTAGATTATGAAATTGCATGCGACGAAGCAATGTATGTTGTTGCAAAAAATGTATTGAATAGAAATATTTCATCAACATCTAATGATACGATTGAAAAACTTAGATTACACATATTGAACCAAAAAAGAAATAACATCAATGAGCAATTGTTCAATAGTTCTATTGAATATGGTAGAGCAATTGGAAATACTATTGTTGCTTGGGCAAGTGGAGATAATTATTCAACTATAAGAACTAATACATATACAGTACCTAGTCGCTCAGAAAATCAGATGTTTTGGGCACCAACTGACGCTGTTAGTTTACGTCCAGTTGAACCATTTTGGGGCGAAATGAGACCATTTACTATGGCTGCATCAACGAGTTGCTATGTGGCATCTCAAATACCTTTTAGTACAACTATTGGTTCAGATTTTTATAATCAAGCAATGGAAGTGGTAACTGTAAAAGAAAATTTAACGATAGAACAAGAGCATATTGCAATGTGGTGGGCAGATGTGCCAGGACAAACACCTTCGCCTGCTGGACATTGGCTAAATATTGCAAGTATAATTGCAACTCAAGAGAATTTGAATTTAATACAAGCAGCAGAAATGTATGCTTTAGTTGGATTAGCTGTTGGCGATGCATTTATATCTTGTTGGGAAGCTAAGTATAGAGTGAATTTATTAAGACCAAAAACATATATCAGAGATTATATTGCTGGACAATCTAATTGGGAACCCAAATGGGCAACACCACCATTTCCTGAATATACATCTGGTCATTCGGTTTGCTCTGGTGCTTCTGCAACAGTACTTAAACACCTATTTGGTGATATTACTTTTGTAGATAATACCAATACATTCTTAGGTATTAATGAGCGTACTTACACAACATTCAACCAAGCTGCTGATGAGGCTGCTATTTCTAGATTGTATGGTGGCATACATTACAGAGAAGCTATTGAATTTGGTATTGAACAAGGAAATAAAGTTGGCAATACAATTATAGATAGAGTTACAACTAAAAATTAA